The Naumannella cuiyingiana DNA window AACAGCGCGATCGGCGCGGCGCGCGACCAGGTCCGCCAGCTCTTCGGGCAGCAGTATCTGCCCGACAAGCCGCGGATCTACTCCTCGAAGGTGAAGAACGCCCAGGAGGCGCACGAGGCGATCCGACCGGCCGGCGACAGCTTCCGCACCCCCGCGCAGACCGGTCTGTCCGGCGATGCGTTCCGTCTCTACGAGCTGATCTGGATGCGCACCATCGCCTCCCAGATGGCCGATGCGCGCGGCGAGACGATCAGTGTGCGGATCCGCGCCGACCTTGATCAGCCGGTACGCCTGGAGCTGGCGACGGGTGATCGCCACGACGCGCCCGACGCGCTGCTCACCGCATCCGGCCGGACGATCACCTTCCACGGATTCCTGAAGGCCTATGTGGAATCCGTCGACGACGGCGCCTCGGACGATCAGCAGAGCCGGCTGCCGCAACTGGTCGCCGAACAGGTGGTCGAACCGGTCGAGGTGACCCCGGCCGGTCACGAGACGCGGCCCCCGGCCCGCTACAACGAGCCGTCGCTGGTCGCGAAGTTGGAGGAGCTGGAGATCGGCCGGCCGTCGACGTATGCCTCGATCATCCGGACGATCACGGCACGCGACTACGTGTTCAAGCGCGGCTCGGCGCTGGTGCCGACCTGGCTGGCCTTCGCGGTCACCCGGCTGCTCGAGGAGCACTTCACCCAGCTCGTCGACTACGACTTCACCGCGGAGCTCGAGGACACCCTCGACGAGGTGGCCAAGGGTGACGCGCACCGGGTCGCGGTGTTGTCGGAGTTCTACTTCGGTGGCGGCGATGCGGTGGGGCTGAAGGCGCTGACCACCGAGCTCGGCGACATCGATGCGCGCAAGATCAGCACCTTCGGCATCGGTGATCTTGACTCGGGGCTCAGCGTGCGGGTCGGCCGCTACGGGACGATGGTCGAGGACGCCGAGGGCAACCGCGCCGCAGTTCCCGATGATCTTCCGCCCGACGAGCTGACGGTCGAGAAGGCGCGCGAGCTGCTGGCGCGGCCGATGGGGGAGGAGCGCGAGCTGGGCCTGGACCCGGAGACGCACACCCCGATCGTGGCGCGCAACGGACGGTTCGGCCCCTACGTCACCGAGGTGTTCGGCGAGGATGCCCCGAAGGGGGTCAAGCCGCGTACCGGTTCGCTGTTCGCGTCGATGGAGATCGACACGATCGATCTGGAGACGGCGCTGAAGCTGCTGTCCCTGCCGCGGGTCGTCGGCGAGATCGACGGGGAGACGGTGACCGCGCAGAACGGGCGTTACGGTCCCTATCTGAAGAAGGGCAGCGATTCCCGCTCCCTCGACACCGAGCAGCAGATCTTCACGATCACGCTGCCGGAGGCCCAGGCGCTGTACGCCCAGCCGAAGCGCCGCGGCCGGGCCGCCGCCAAGCCGCCCCTGAAGGAGCTCGGCGCCGACCCGAACACGGGCCGGCCGATGGTGATCAAGGATGGCCGCTTCGGGCCCTATGTCACCGACGGCGAGTACAACGCGACGCTGCGCCGGGGCGATGACGTGGGCACGATCACCGCCGAGCGGGCCGTCGAACTGCTCGCCGAGAAGCGTGCCAAGGGTCCCGCCAAGAAGGCCGCGAAGAAGGCGCCGGCCAAGAAGGCCGCCGCCAAGAAGTCGACCGCGAAGAAGTCCACGGCCAAGAAGGCGACCGCCAAGAAGGCGACCGCCAAGAAGGCGACGGCCAAGAAGAGCCCGGGCCGGTCCGGATCGTCGGCCGGCGGGAGCTGAGCATGACCACCCCGGCGCCGGCCGCGGTGAAACTGCGGGTCGAGCTGCCGTTCACCGCCCGCGCGCCGCGGTTGATCAACCCCGAGCTCGGCATCGACCGGGTGCTGGTGCTGCGCGGCGCCGGGCGGCGCTCGACGACTCAGTTGACCGTGCTGGACACCCCCGATCATCGCCTGCTGCGCGCCGGGGTGCTGCTCGCCCACCGTGTCGCCGATGGACGCGGCGACTGGTT harbors:
- the topA gene encoding type I DNA topoisomerase: MANGATRTLVIVESPTKATKIAGFLGDEYIVESSRGHISDLPTNASSLPAKYKGQPWARLGVDVDHDFEAIYVVPADKKSTITALRNALADADELLLATDGDREGEAIAWHLQRQLKPKVPTRRMVFHEITESAIREALTQLRDLDMDLVDAQETRRILDRLYGFEVSPVLWRKMTKNLSAGRVQSVATRLVVDRERERIAFRTASYWDLDALLDAGADAEPRQFTARVTELGGRRIARGGDFDASGRLTGAQLLQLDENSATAAAAALRTAPHSVRSVEAKPYTRRPYAPFRTTTMQQEAGRKLGFSAQRAMSVAQDLYEGGYITYMRTDSVNLSNSAIGAARDQVRQLFGQQYLPDKPRIYSSKVKNAQEAHEAIRPAGDSFRTPAQTGLSGDAFRLYELIWMRTIASQMADARGETISVRIRADLDQPVRLELATGDRHDAPDALLTASGRTITFHGFLKAYVESVDDGASDDQQSRLPQLVAEQVVEPVEVTPAGHETRPPARYNEPSLVAKLEELEIGRPSTYASIIRTITARDYVFKRGSALVPTWLAFAVTRLLEEHFTQLVDYDFTAELEDTLDEVAKGDAHRVAVLSEFYFGGGDAVGLKALTTELGDIDARKISTFGIGDLDSGLSVRVGRYGTMVEDAEGNRAAVPDDLPPDELTVEKARELLARPMGEERELGLDPETHTPIVARNGRFGPYVTEVFGEDAPKGVKPRTGSLFASMEIDTIDLETALKLLSLPRVVGEIDGETVTAQNGRYGPYLKKGSDSRSLDTEQQIFTITLPEAQALYAQPKRRGRAAAKPPLKELGADPNTGRPMVIKDGRFGPYVTDGEYNATLRRGDDVGTITAERAVELLAEKRAKGPAKKAAKKAPAKKAAAKKSTAKKSTAKKATAKKATAKKATAKKSPGRSGSSAGGS